Within Mytilus edulis chromosome 10, xbMytEdul2.2, whole genome shotgun sequence, the genomic segment catgttgacttatttgtagatcttactttgctgaacatttttgctgtttacagtttatctctatctataaaaatattcaagataataaccaaaaacatcaaaattttctcaaaataaccaattcaggggcagcaacccaacaacgggttgtccgattcatctgacaatttcagggcagatagatcttgacctgataaacaattttaccccatgtcagatttgctctaaatgctttggtttttgagttataagccaaaaactgcattttaaccctatgttctatttttagccatggcggccatcttggttggttgggcgggtcaccggacacaatttttaaactagataccctaataatgattttggccatgtttggttaaatttggcccagcagtttcagaggagaagatttttgtaaaagttaacgacgacggacgcaggacgacggacgccaagtgatgagaaaagctcacttggcccttcgggccaggtgagctaaaaaatggcttaaaattcctcccaaaaagtTCAACATTTTCCCaaaacagtgatggcattggtagtaatgtttgtaaatttcgtattcatgttattattttgatattagaaagcacttttgagatccagttttctgatcagaatcatcatggtgtttgtaaGACACATggttttcaatgcattaagtacCATCATTGTTTTGGTTTCACTCCCCTCTCGAAAAGTACCTTTcaggttgaaaatgtctgacaaccaaaatatacatgaaaaaacagtgcaaaaaagacagcaaaggtcagcaaaaaatcggagatgtgtttagaatcaaaaatgtaaaaatttcccaatttcaataaaaaatatgcaattttcccaataaaaaacggtagaggtagttttgaaaaaagacaacaatatcactgtctatctataataatattcaagataataaccaaaaacagcaaaatttccttaaaattaccaatttaggggcagcaacccaacaacaggttgtctgattaatctgaaaatttcagggcagatagatcttgacctgataaacaatattaccccatctcagatttgctctaaatgctttggtttttgagttataagccaaaaactgcatttgacccctatgttctatttttagcaatggcgaccatgtttgttgatagatcataacttcggatacaatttacaaactagataccctaaggaacattcaattaaagtttggaagtatttggcccagtagtttcagaggagaagatttttgtaaaagattactaagatttacgaaaaatggttaaaaattgactataaagggcaataactcctaaaagggtcaactgaccatttccgtcatgttgacttatttgtaaatcttactttgctgaacattattcctgtttacagtttatctctatctataataatattcaagataataaccaaaaacagcaaaatttccttaaaattaccaattcaggggcagcaacccaacaacgggttgtctgattaatctgaaaatttcagggcagatagatcttgacctgataaacaatattaccccatgtcagatttgctctaaatgctttggtttttgagttataagcacaggcacttgtctcaaaaaaaaattcctatataccttaatataacacaaggtacttaactaaaTTTTTGAATAATGACACCCAGTCCCAAATTCCcgttattttttgtgtttctcggttgtcaaacctacttaaacttaatatgccgtaaatctaaattgatttatctacacaatggtataTGACACGACTATCATTGTTGTAGGGATCATTAGTAGCAGGCCTCAGAAGTCGGTCAACGGGATGTTTTTTGCATTCGTCTCAATTTTTGGCAACACCCAGCCCGCAGTgattgaattattataaaaaatattaaaataaaaactgtcaGCTTCCCTCTGACTATGAATTATTACCTTTATTGTAAATTCTTTACAGATTATGTGAAACAAACCCAAATAAGTTTGTTATGAAACACACGTGTACACAACGACACTGATGTAGagttataaattgaccaaaatttCCCACATTTATTTTTAGCCAGACGATTGACCAATGAGAAACCAGTATAAAATTACATGCGGACTGGGTGTTGCCAAAAATTGAGACGAATGCAAAAAAACATCCCGTTGACCGAGTTCTGAGGCCTGCTACTAATGATCCCGACAACAATGATAGTCGTGATAtataccattgtgtagataaatcaatttagatttacggcatattaagtttaagtaggtttgacaaccgagaaataaaaaaaataacgtgaATTTTGGACTGGGTGTCATCATTCAAAAAtttagttaagtaccttgtgttatattaaggtatataggaatttttttttgagacaagtgcctgtggttataagccaaaaactgcatttgacccctatgttctatttttagcaatggcgaccatgtttgttgatagatcaaaacttcggatacaatttataaattagataccctaaggaacattcagttaaagtttgaaagtatttggcccagtagtttcagaggagaagattcttgaaatagtttacgacgacagacgacagacgacggacgccaagtgatggcataagctcacttgtcccttcgggacaggtgagctaaaaaggcatatttttaatggctccgacgtgcagaaatgaAAGATATATTCTATACTTCGTAAattgtgaatatgattttcggcaatttttaaacctaactGGATAAGCTTTtgattaaatgtaattccaatcctgtatcaaccaatcagaagctgTATAGGAAAAATACAGTTAAAAATCAATGCATTAGGGTAGAACTTAGAGACAAAAATTTCTCCACTTTCCTCAATTTTGCTAAATTTGTTaggccataataaataataggtttgtttgcccaaaccctacctacccaggaaaaagctgcctactcaaattcttttattgtcctgatttgaagaagtttttttttaatcaaataggcatgaagactaataagcatctgatacttcaatttctttttttgaaaaaaaaaaagaaaatgcctacctacctacccactgtctcaacctttgggtagggtttggacaaaccaaaatatttttaagtgtggccttatACATGCATTCCCAAAATGACTTACCTCTGGATGTCTAATTGTTGGTATTAATGGTTTGTTGTTGTATCATTACCTatattccatatatatatatatatgcttctaTTTATACTTAGtatgctttctttttttttagatttaaattaaattgaagaCAGCTATCTCTCTGACACAAATTTTTAATTACCTTTTTTCTGAAAATAGGCTTGGTTTGTCCACCGTACCCACTTTGTTTTCTGTCATATCTTCTTTTGCCTTTgaagaaaataaatcaattacTAAAATTATCAGAAGTCaatgtataaatattattaaatatgaacttaatttacataataaagtttGTTGAAACGCAGGTACACATTATGATTTCCAGCTGCCACTACAAGTCATTAGTActgttgaatatgcatgaaaAGCAGATTTCCAAATGAAGTAGTACATGTACATCACTGCATGTACCTTGCTCCATgtattaaccctttcaacgctacacaaaaaaatagaaaaatggcgttgaaagggttaatgcAAGAAACAGATTAATTCTGGAATCAGCAGGAAGTAATTCATCAAAAAGTTTAACCAAAATGTTTTATTACTTTTGTACATCCTTTCCGTTTCATGTATATGTCTACAAAGTAGTTGGCTTGAAAAACAAGCAAGATTTATGAAATGATTCCGTGCCAAAATTATTAGTTGCTCCTCATGTAGGAGAATGCCAATCAATTTACAGTGCTTGGTTTTGTTTAtgaaaattgacaacttgtttgCATCAGTCTCTTGGTCTCACATAGTGTGTGCAAGCTTAAGGGTTTGTCGGCTCATGAAAGAGATATTGATAAAATCACAATTCATTCGTGCAACTTTATAagcattttacaaaataaataccTTGTGCATATAATGAGGCTTTTCCAGCCTTGTACTGTGTTACTTTGTGTAAGGTGTGCTTTCTGCAGTCTGTATTTTTACAGAAGGTACGCCTTTGTTTGGGTACGTTGACCTGAAAAAGCATAGAATGTCATTTCATTAGTTTCAAGTTACcttaaatcaatttgaaatacTTTTTAGCACTTAATATATATCCTCATAAAAGGCGgacattacattgaagggttacccCTCGTAATATTTTGCAGGGTTATTCCTAACCCGTTTCAAGATTTCTACAGAACTTTGATACTTAAAAAATATACGTATGCTTATTTGCAGATTGAAATATCCACTTGATAATTGCAGGCACCCGAACAGCCATTATCAGCAATCACAAATCAGTAAAATGTTTAcatcaaataatttcaaatatttgcaaGAACTgacatatatttcattttcatataagGCAGGGACTTTCTATGCAAATACAATATTTCAAATAACGTCATCATCATCTTATCCTTGCTCTAGCTAAAAAGTGACaaacagttaaaaataaattgcatTCTTGCTGAATAGTGGATATTGGCATCATACTGAAGGTGTGCCTATATTGGCAGAAaatatacagatacagatacagacaTAGCAGAAATGATGCTTATAGTACATATTATCAGAGTTTTATTGAAGAGTTTAGAAATCAAAACAACTCCACTTAACTGAAAAGTAGACGTTaagtaatttattctttaaaCAAACAGTAAAAGGAGCACAGAATATAATCAAGAAAGCGGATGATTAAGGATTTTATATTTGCTATTTGCTTGCGTATTGCCTCACCATTTTGACCGATTTTGGAAAGGAAGTAAGATATGAGGTCAGTCaagtgttttaatatttttccGGTAAAGTGTATATTCACTAAATAAAAGAAGCTAATTATCCTCTAGTTAAAgtaaatacacaatatgtatttattgaAAACGTTTATTTCTTGAAAACTATACTATTAtcgttttacaatatttgtttccAGTTATTTACGAAACATAAGTTGCCAGGAAAAACAAGAAATTATCAAGTTACAGTAGAACTTTTGGTAAAGCGTGTCTTCGACACTGATTTTGAAAACGAAAGTGCAAAGTGAAAGCAATGTCTCAAGAAGTTGTGATAGTTTCTTCATGCAGAACAGCAATAGGTTAcgattttaagaatatttataaaGTTCTTTTCCCAATGAAAACTGCTTGAACACAAATAACAATGATCACGAATACCCTATGCACATAAGACATAGCCTTCCaaaaaaagcaataaacaaaACACCTGTCAGCCCTGTGTTTCAGCTTTTGTTTGAAACCTTCCATTCAGTTGCACagtttaaatcacctattgttgcGTAGAAGTCTATTGTTCTCTTTTGTCCATGTCAATCCTAATAGTTCAGCACATGTATCATACTATAGGTGAACttctaattttaaaacatgtttccaaactttttttgtagtttaaagtTGACGTACAGAGACATTTATATGTCTTTGATGTTGGTAATTTCTACAGGAAATATAATAAATGCATAGCAAAATTTAATGAAGCGTTTGATATTCTGATACTCtgtaaaagtatttaaatttgtttagttAGGTCCAGCAATACTGTAAAACTTTTCGAACCGTGCACAGACTTGTCTTTATtcagatttaaaatatatatgccgaaaaaagaatgaaatttacattattattgtaagtttaaacagtatttatgaatgaaaaattaCAACAATAAAGTATTACAATGTGACATGAacttatattttgaaaaacttttataaatctaTCTCTGATTCACTTAATTGCTTACTTTCTTTGTGTCCATTCACGAGTAAAGACTAAAAGTATCAGCactatcaattttgaattctttacaGGTAGTTTTCTTGGTGCTTTTTCCAATGTGCCTGCACATGAACTAGGAGCAAGTTGTATTAAGGATGTACTCACCAGAGGCAAAGTACTACCAGAGGATGTGTCTGAAGTTATTTTAGGACAAGTTTATACTGCTGGTATTGTTATCATTAGATTtagattactgtggattcatttttattcccGGTATACCAGTTTTCCTGGATTATGTAGGGATGGGTATACTTCAGCTTTGAATGTTCAACGAAATGCAAATTTCCTTCTATGCAGactttttcaaaaccaaaaaTCAAATACACAGGttccaaacccccccccccccccaaaaaaaaaaaaaacccaatgagTCCACAATATGAAACAGTTAATTCTATAGAGCAAATAGCCTGTGACagtcaattttttattttctttacacaagtatttatAACTCAAGAATTTTAGTAAATACTAGTTAACCAATGTTACGCACAATATTACAAGTTGAGAATTATATTTACCTCAggcttttttaaaaagaattgtcAGTAGAAGTTAAGAAAAACATCAAcagccataaaaaaaaaatttgcaacaCCAACTGAAATTGTTAAGAAACTGCCAATAGCCGAGAAGTTATGTCACAGAATATAAGTTCCGTCATAATATTTATTCCAAAGATAATTTATTATGTAACAAAAGTTCCAATTGGAATTATTGTTATGTGATATTTATACCATCAGCATAATAAAAGGACCAATGCCCCAGAATTTTTATCACATAAAACAAATTCCAATAGGAtgttttattacataataaattatctTTGGAATAAACATTATGGTAGAAATTTCATCTTATGACTGGTGTAACATTTTGACTTTCATCATTTTGAAATATCACtcattaaaatgagaaaaaaaaaatggaaaaaaatcttatgtaataattatttcgattggaaaaaatattatgtaatacaatgtatatattcagattggaaaaaatattatataatatcttTTCTGaccaaaaaatattattatttctatCCATTACTAATGCCAGATTGGTAAATTGATATTATAAGAACAGGTATCGTGAATATGAGAAATAATTGTTCCCAATCTTGTAGATATTAAACAATCATTCTGAATTATCCACAATTACTGGTATGCatattttacctttaaatgatatttttctcattAGAATTAACATTATATTTCACAGCTGAACTTTTTAACATATTTAGTTACCTTCAACATATGTTCCATCATTTAAGAACATAAATATTTTCTCATATTCATCAGCCTCTGTGTTTCAGTATACATTCATATAATATTAGTGGAACAAATATAATACAGATGGAAAAAGTATTCCATGACACAATTTCCGCAGAACATGtattattacaatattttttcCCTCAGGAACAATTATTATTaggaacaaatatatgttgacagTTATAAGGTTAGAAAACTGAAATacagttttcaaatttaaaatatttatcattatttgtgcatgaatacatgtatttatttcatatgatgtAGATGTAATCATTGTGCACATGTCAACATGAACTATTTCTTTTTGAAGGAAGAAGTAATTATTCCTACTGTCAATTTACGAACTGTAATTTTTTCCCAcacattatcaaaattaaaaataagctgTACTAGTTATATAATGTGATTATATGTGTCTATAGCTCATGTGGTTTTAATGGTTATTAGTTAAAAAAGTCAACATTGATTAATTCAACTGTTCTTCTTTTAGGGTTGCCCACTGACTGGGCAACTAGAAAATATTGGGAGAgttgtttataataataattctttatcttaaggtggtacatgttgtacccaacactttcacgaaaattaatttggctcgttcaattttcataaaactttgacaaagtatttacttagaccctttgccaaaaatataaaaaaattcaaaaaatttgaaccaaccattttatcagaaaaattacactagttatatagcagtttgacaaacactaattttgatcattgagaagcttaatattcccttaacaacgcaacgtaattaaaaggtttagctgattttacagagttatctccttgtagtgttaggtaccaccttaagttaaaCTAGAATTGGTTAATGACACCTTTTAGAATAGAACTATTGCCCTGCCTAATAAATTAATATATACTGTTCATGTAAATATCTTATTTACATATTTGGTATAAACATTAAAATTCCTCCTATGAAAATGTTAAGgccatgcatttaaaaaaaaatcaaactttaataATGGCGACTAATTTGTCTTGTTTGGAAAAtggtatttgaaaatattattttatccAGTTCAAGGACAAAATCCTGCCAGACAGGCCAGTGTGAAGGCTGGATTACCAGTTTCAATACCAGCATGTGGAGTAAACATGTTATGTGGATCTGGGTTACGAGCTGTTGTATTAGGATACCAGGCTATAAAGAATGGAGATGCTGATATTGTAGTTGCAGGGGGCCAGGAAAATATGAGTATGGTATGAAATTATTCAACTTATTCTTTCATTTATACAAGTaaacataaggagatgtggtatgattgtcaataagacaactttccagCAGCATTCAAATGATGTGAATGCTGGCAACTTTTGGTGACTGTAggaccatcaacaatgagcaaaacacatatgGTATAGTACTGGTAGTTTTTATCAGGGTCTGATATgacaaaatgtcaaacaattcgaGTTAGTAAGATAAAATCAAaatactgaagtactgaacatggGATGACCacaggttcttgtggatggtgAAAAGCACAagtcacagaaacagatcacatctctatacttgaaactgaggttaatttacagagatatttttttctgatacaagttcgtgcttggatgatgaataaatatcaggaaattcaacctcactgtaataactattatattgtacaaatcagtataccttggactattatactaatataataATAGTCCCAGAAAATACACTGGTTTGtggttaaaataataataaataaataagctttatttagagtcggcaaggTATACGAAGTGAAACAgagacaaacataagctctaatgagcttttaacaTAAGAAATTGTACATTATATTAATATTACggttgcatgtatatataattttcatctatttgtatattctactattattatagtgcagtgcaagtacatggtggacactcttctgtaaaaaaaatcaaaaccttaaaggctgtaaaagcaattactgccatgttaatgttttggggacttttatttttcatccacatatatagaattaaacctgacaggacaGGAGTATTGTCTAGTGAGAAgcaagaaggttttaactttataccaataaaagactttagcaggaaattatttttactatgttttatatttcacaaggagacaacacgtttaccaggctaaagttagGGTTAattatacatgtgctgaaacatataactcaaaaagaaatcattatGGATTATCCTCTGGTAGTGTTTGGTGTTTGTAACTGGGGGtggggggtcatcacagacaaacatgacattaaatcgtcattatacgaacaagaacaaacagctctatgttgctttgatatttatctaTTTTCAGGAAACGTTGCGAAAAATGATCTTGTTAAATGAGTTAcctttgttaaaaaaagaattttattattattattattataattatcttcaatatttcgaaaacatgtgaaataaatttcaggtccatttcattagtaaggggAGTCAGGAACCTCGTAAGAATCTTTTCTCTGAGTCAGCTATTTTTCAGAAGGCAGttaagtttgtctatttttagagtACAGGTAATCATTTGACACTACGTATAACCTGTCACAGtgacctgtgtagtgattttgattttacgataaatttatgaatgaatgataattttatgaatgaacaagagcacctgacctctttcttaaacaccaattaaacataaAACTGTATTTAATAAGGGATAATTCAGTAAAATTTTCagtactaaatcaacaactgaaatgattgcATATTTTGTTGAATCATCGTATGAATGGAGAATGGAATCGCAGGTataaaaatgcacttttttcacttGTAATGACCGAGGATCTATAATTTTTATAGATCGGTTGAAAACCCCAAACTAATTTGCATAATGTTGCATAATGGAAATTTAGGCAATAGCAATACATCGAAATGACCTCAAGGTCTACCGTCATCCCGATGTAAAAATTACATACTCATATCATaattataaagtttatatttattgatatctgTTTTCATGTTTTACACAAAGcattaaagaaataattaaattttttggGGTGTATTTAGAAGGCTTTTTAGACAAGCACAGGGACTGGTCATTTTTGGGCATGACAAATTTAACAGTGAGAAGCTAAATATTTATTACTATATGAGtatatgatttaatattttaatctCCTGGATAAAATGAGCAAGGAAATGACAtccaattttgataaatttttatttctgaactGATTCAATGCTTTACAATCTTACTGCATCTACTAATTTATGAAATGATGAGTCCAGACTAGGACTCATGGCCTGCCTTAGTGAAAACCATAAATTAACTACCAAGATAGTTGTTAAGGAAAACCTTGATGAAAAATACATAGAATATTGTTTCTTATTATCTTATATAATGATTtaatgatgaaaaaatatttttttcatttttacttgtCAAATTGTAGGCTCCCCATTGTTGCAACATGAGATCTGGTACTAAGTTTGGAGATGTATCTTTTGTTGATAGTATGCTGAAAGATGGCTTAACTGATGCTTTCCATAACTATCATATGGGAATCACAGGTAATTATACACCTGCTGTTGTCCTTGGAAACTAAAAAATGAAGCTTCCTGAAATGTGTGACCAAATTTTATGAGAACATGATATAGAATCTTATGCATTTTCAGAATCATCATCAACACTAATTACCAAATATTTAAATacttaaatactgtggattcattattattcgttggataccaatttccgtgggtttcgtgggtacaggtgaaccatgaaatcagatgttcaacgaaatacatattttaataagcTTTGTATACAGGGAttgtcaaaaccacaaaatcaaataaccTCGAAAATGCAAGATTTtcgcaatccacgaaaattgatacccacaaaaataaatgaatccacagtaccggTATATTCGAATACATTTTGGCCATGATTAAAATTTTGCTGCATTTATCTTGGAAACTACAAATCAGAAATTATGTCTTAAAACACATCAGCTACAGACTtataactagtatatatatttgtttaggggccagcagaAGGACGCCTCCCGGtgggggaatttctcgctgcattgaagacctattggtgacctttgctgttgtctattctatggtcgcgttgttgtctctttgacacattccccatttccattctcaattttattattgtttaaagTCTTTCCTATAATGGAGTTTGATATAATAAACTTGATCAGGTCGTAGATTACAGTACATTATGATAAAAGTAAAAGACTGAAATATGCACAGCCATGTGAAACATAGATAGTCAGctaagtgttttttgtttttttttatttcagctgAGAATGTGGCCAAGCGATGGAATGTAAGCAGAGAAGAACAAGACAAATTTGCTTGTCATTCACAACAAAAATGTGAAGAAGCTCAAAAACAAGGATATTTCGCAAAAGAAATAATACCAATATCTATTTCAGGAAGGGGAGgtaattcattttttctgtattcaaataattatattgtGATGTTCAACTTCCAGCAGCATACATCAACTTcatatgtatatttgtttgttcatgcattaattatatttgttggtaaatttattgtattattatgACTAATAGGAATTATTTTCTAAAGGAAAACAGTTAGGGAAACACTTCATTGTATATTTGGGGGGAAACAATAGTAtgctttttgtatttgataaaaagaaataataagtTAGCATATAAACTACTAGTACATTGAAAGATCATATTGACTTTTATAATCAAagaagatatataaaaaagaagatgtggtatgattgccaatgagacaaccgtctaaaagagaccaaaatgacacagaaattaacaactataggtcactgtacggccttcaacaatgagcaaagcccatacctgatagtcagctataaaaggccctgaaatgacaatgtaaaacaattcagacgaaaaaactaaaggccttattcatataaaaaaattaacgaaaaacaaatatgtaacacataaacaaatgacaaccactgaattacaggctcctgaatttgGACAGTCACACACATACATAATGTGTTTGTTCAAGGGGGAACAGCTTAGAAAAACTGCCTTTGTTTTGATGAAAAACAAGATTCTATTAAATCAACCAAAAGTTTATATTTTGACTTTCTCGTTATGTTTTACAGTATTGAAGGGCAGAAACCTGGTACCATTAATCTTTACTTATTTTCATTAATTACAACTTTTGAGTTTGTGTTTAAATGTTCCATCTAAGTAATTTTAAGTCTGAAATGATTGATATATGGTCAATGTGTACCTCTAGGAAAATCTGAAATGTTGTCACATCCATCTTCTTTTCATCCAACAATGACTAGTTTTTTAAGTGTTGCCTTAAATCTTGATCTACACATCATTGCTGCCATATCAATCATCCATTATGCCATCATCaacattatatttttgaaaattgaagtTAAGTCAGCATCACACTTTATACATCTAAAACACAACCTTTTAATTCTCATCTTCAATATTTTGTTAACCAACCTTGAAATTATAATACACAATGAATTGAATTCAgttaaatgataaagaaaaacaaatctcAAAAAATTATTGGGATTCTAATTAACTGCTCCAggtttttttgcaattttaaatgaaaatattttgtattcattATATGTGGAAAAACAGAAAATCAGTATATTTGGATATTTAAGGTACCAAAGAAATAACAACAGATGAATTCCCAAGACAAGGTTGCACAGTGGAAGGCTTTAGTAAATTGAGACCAGCCTTTGACAAATCAGGATCAGTAACTGCTGGGAATGCCTCAGGTATCAATCATATACCCCTATAATTaacttgaaatttaaattaagatATGTAGGCCATTATCTAGTGTCTGTTGCAATTCAGGAAAAGATGGAAATTCTCTACATTAGGTCTTGTTTCCCATCAATGGTGTTCCACAACATCTGAatttatatgcatattttttgCACATTGTAAGAGATGAAATACATATATTTGATagattgttcagcaaagtatatATGTTTTTGCTCTTCATGAAAGTTAATTCCATTATTAGTTATTGgttctgtaaattttcttttaattctattttttacACAGCTTTAATCAGGTTTCTGTGCATATCTTTATTGTCAGATTTGTTGTTTGAAAACATAAGAATTGCAACAAATAACCAACATATTATGCTTTCATAAGGCTTTGAAAAATTGTTCCACATTCAAATATACATGTCAtagcatattttatttttcaggggAGGTAATTTGGTCTTTCCCTTATTTGCCTGATAAGACAATTATTGCCCTGTAGCCATGAAACttggtaaacatttttttttataaaatctgttttaatcatgtcaatataattttgaaatatgtcatGATTTTGAACAATAATAGGACAGATAACACAATTATTGCCCTTTGATTTTCATTGCCTACATTATTGTCCTTAGTCCTGATAGTGAATTACATCCAAATATTTTCCACAAACCTTAAATTTTAAGTCATGTTTCATGCCTCAAA encodes:
- the LOC139492069 gene encoding uncharacterized protein, yielding MLFQVNVPKQRRTFCKNTDCRKHTLHKVTQYKAGKASLYAQGKRRYDRKQSGYGGQTKPIFRKKAKTTKKITLRMECTGCKHRKQISIKRCKHFELGGEKKRKGQMIMF
- the LOC139492071 gene encoding acetyl-CoA acetyltransferase-like; translation: MSQEVVIVSSCRTAIGSFLGAFSNVPAHELGASCIKDVLTRGKVLPEDVSEVILGQVYTAVQGQNPARQASVKAGLPVSIPACGVNMLCGSGLRAVVLGYQAIKNGDADIVVAGGQENMSMAPHCCNMRSGTKFGDVSFVDSMLKDGLTDAFHNYHMGITAENVAKRWNVSREEQDKFACHSQQKCEEAQKQGYFAKEIIPISISGRGGTKEITTDEFPRQGCTVEGFSKLRPAFDKSGSVTAGNASGLNDGAAAVLLMSANDANKRGVTPKCRIASWAQTGVDPEIMGTGPISASKKALEKAGWSVDDVDLFELNEAFAAQSFVVVKELGCDINKVNINGGAIALGHPIGASGARVLVTLIHALERTGKKKGVAALCVGGGMGIAMCVERL